In Synechococcus sp. Nb3U1, one DNA window encodes the following:
- a CDS encoding toll/interleukin-1 receptor domain-containing protein encodes MSPEHYKFDLFLRYHRAQARWARQLAERLDREGFKVWFDQWMLQPGDDRRLELQLAIEQCRWIALVVSPEFVGDPWPKDELYSGFPHAPARQNQRLLALLHTPVDLPRPIEQSELFDFTGSEEDAVLFEYRALQLMHFLDPSFTPPGDLQRFRLQYRRSEPVEDEEVRGFQGFLRAIQAAIVRIASGETPSVTPEEGIRQIAILQFIQRLFQWNSADIQFERGEDWRKRGNLTEALAAYDRALNMDPNFALAWSRRGDVLVRLARYREAVDSYNGSLTINPYDEVTRLSLALILGRLGQYKSAVVNYDKVLESNPEDALAWHNRGIRLLQLKRPKLALNSLNKALRYSPKQPRTWLARGIVLRRLRRPSSAAASFARVLKINPKSARVWRFQGNALLRCNRLRSAIECYKRSLRLRRRDPITLHNLGVALLRLGQYRLASDALERALRYDADNLKSWYARGMAFQQLGYLKEACIHFEEALKIDPEHFPARYALALARQDLGQYEASLDHFERLLQQRSRSFACWFGQVTSLRRLGRLEQARSACQQMIRLNDRDPLGWFALGLSYSDLGDPEKAVQAYSRVLQLTPEDAVALNNRAWEALKLGKLEAALADAEQAIQLEPSRPGFWHTLGSVQQKMGQIAPAQASWQRCLELDPQFQPAKTALEALGHKDSVPLAQTALPELDSLNPEPEPQPLDRSS; translated from the coding sequence ATGTCTCCAGAACATTACAAATTCGATCTCTTTTTGCGCTACCACCGGGCTCAAGCTCGTTGGGCGCGGCAACTGGCGGAGCGGCTGGATCGAGAGGGCTTCAAAGTTTGGTTTGACCAGTGGATGTTGCAGCCGGGGGATGACCGCAGGCTGGAGCTGCAACTGGCGATCGAACAGTGCCGCTGGATCGCGCTGGTGGTCTCGCCCGAATTTGTCGGGGATCCCTGGCCGAAAGATGAGCTCTACAGTGGCTTTCCCCATGCCCCAGCCCGGCAAAATCAGCGGTTGCTGGCTCTGCTCCACACGCCGGTGGATTTGCCCCGACCGATCGAACAATCAGAACTGTTCGACTTTACCGGCTCAGAAGAGGATGCAGTGCTGTTCGAGTACCGCGCCCTGCAGTTGATGCATTTTTTGGATCCCAGCTTTACCCCGCCGGGGGATCTGCAACGGTTCCGGCTGCAATATCGCCGCTCCGAGCCGGTGGAAGATGAGGAGGTGCGGGGCTTTCAGGGCTTTTTGCGGGCCATCCAAGCGGCGATTGTCCGCATTGCCAGCGGGGAAACCCCCTCCGTCACCCCCGAAGAAGGGATCCGCCAGATCGCCATTCTGCAATTTATTCAGCGCTTATTTCAGTGGAATAGCGCCGATATCCAATTTGAGCGGGGGGAAGACTGGCGCAAACGGGGTAACCTGACGGAGGCTTTGGCCGCCTACGACCGTGCCCTGAATATGGATCCCAACTTCGCCTTGGCCTGGAGCCGGCGGGGGGATGTGCTGGTGCGGTTGGCCCGCTACCGGGAGGCGGTGGACAGCTACAACGGATCCCTGACCATCAACCCTTACGACGAGGTGACCCGCCTGAGTCTGGCCTTGATTTTGGGGCGCTTAGGGCAATATAAGTCAGCGGTCGTCAACTACGACAAGGTGCTGGAGAGCAACCCGGAAGATGCGCTGGCCTGGCACAACCGTGGCATTCGGCTGCTGCAACTAAAGCGACCGAAGCTAGCCCTGAATAGCCTCAACAAGGCCCTGCGCTACAGCCCGAAACAGCCGCGCACTTGGTTGGCCCGTGGGATCGTGCTGCGCCGCTTGCGTCGGCCCAGTTCGGCGGCGGCCAGTTTTGCTCGGGTTTTGAAGATCAACCCCAAAAGTGCGCGGGTTTGGCGTTTTCAAGGCAATGCTCTGCTGCGGTGCAACCGGCTGCGCTCGGCCATCGAGTGCTACAAGCGCTCTTTGCGGCTGCGGCGACGGGATCCAATCACCCTGCACAATCTAGGAGTTGCCTTGCTGCGGCTGGGGCAATATCGGTTGGCCAGCGATGCCCTAGAACGAGCTCTGCGCTACGATGCCGACAACCTGAAAAGTTGGTATGCCCGTGGCATGGCCTTTCAGCAATTGGGCTACCTGAAGGAAGCCTGCATCCACTTCGAGGAGGCACTGAAGATTGATCCCGAACATTTTCCAGCCCGCTATGCTCTAGCTCTGGCCCGACAGGACTTGGGCCAATACGAGGCCAGCCTGGATCATTTTGAGCGTCTGTTGCAGCAACGTTCCCGTAGCTTTGCCTGCTGGTTTGGCCAAGTGACCAGTTTGCGCCGCCTGGGGCGGTTGGAACAAGCTCGCAGTGCCTGCCAGCAGATGATCCGCCTCAACGACCGGGATCCCCTCGGCTGGTTTGCCCTGGGACTGAGCTACAGCGATCTGGGGGATCCGGAAAAAGCGGTGCAGGCTTACTCGCGGGTTTTGCAGCTCACCCCCGAAGATGCCGTGGCCCTGAACAACCGCGCCTGGGAAGCTCTGAAGCTAGGGAAACTGGAGGCCGCCCTAGCGGATGCCGAACAAGCCATCCAACTGGAGCCAAGTCGCCCTGGCTTTTGGCATACCCTGGGATCCGTTCAACAGAAAATGGGGCAGATAGCACCGGCCCAAGCCAGTTGGCAACGCTGCCTGGAACTGGATCCCCAGTTTCAGCCGGCCAAAACAGCCCTGGAGGCATTGGGCCACAAGGACTCCGTCCCGCTGGCGCAAACGGCGTTGCCAGAGTTGGACAGCCTCAATCCGGAGCCAGAACCCCAGCCGCTGGACCGTAGCTCATAA
- a CDS encoding thioesterase family protein has product MKPLSLSTTGTWQGILGPEQTAEALGNPGVKVIGSPALLTLIEQCSHTTLQPFYEAEEAAVGIRFALEHEAAALPGDSLQVQVEVVGVEGRRIEFQAEIRQQGRLIMQGSYSCLVVNLPRFLARYGLA; this is encoded by the coding sequence ATGAAACCCCTTTCCCTCAGCACCACCGGCACTTGGCAAGGGATCCTAGGGCCCGAACAGACGGCTGAAGCCTTGGGTAACCCAGGGGTAAAGGTGATTGGATCCCCGGCCCTGTTGACCCTGATCGAGCAGTGCAGCCACACCACCCTACAACCTTTCTACGAAGCGGAGGAAGCCGCCGTAGGGATCCGCTTTGCCCTGGAACATGAGGCGGCGGCTTTACCGGGGGATTCCTTGCAGGTACAGGTGGAGGTGGTTGGTGTAGAAGGGAGGCGCATTGAATTTCAAGCGGAGATCCGGCAGCAGGGGCGGCTGATCATGCAGGGCTCCTACAGTTGCCTTGTGGTGAACTTGCCCCGTTTTTTGGCCCGTTATGGGCTAGCCTGA
- a CDS encoding GvpL/GvpF family gas vesicle protein has protein sequence MSALYLYGIVAAPGPRHLSGVGLDKQPVHTHLLGSLTFVYSQAQQERYLASRANLLAHEAVLEKVMSEGHRALLPLQFGLVVGSWEQVERDLVEPRLEDLLALLQHLEGKREVGVKVFWDPEQELQLGLAENPALKAKRDEMVGAPLGLDAVVQIGRALEQLLEQRRQYIAQSFTTALSPLASDRVEGELLTENMAYNGSFLINWEDEPSFAKKVEELDQAFQGRLRIRYNNFTAPYNFVKL, from the coding sequence ATGAGTGCCCTTTACCTGTATGGGATTGTCGCTGCCCCCGGCCCGCGCCATTTGAGTGGGGTGGGTCTGGATAAGCAGCCGGTGCATACTCATCTGCTGGGCTCCCTGACCTTCGTTTATTCACAAGCCCAACAGGAGCGTTACCTGGCCAGCCGCGCCAATTTGCTTGCCCATGAAGCGGTGCTGGAAAAGGTGATGAGCGAGGGGCACCGTGCTCTGCTGCCTTTGCAATTTGGCCTGGTGGTGGGCAGTTGGGAACAGGTGGAACGGGACTTGGTGGAGCCGCGCCTGGAAGATCTTTTGGCTTTGCTCCAGCATCTAGAGGGCAAACGGGAGGTGGGAGTCAAGGTCTTCTGGGATCCCGAACAGGAGCTCCAATTGGGATTGGCGGAAAACCCGGCCCTGAAGGCCAAGCGGGATGAAATGGTTGGAGCACCCTTGGGGTTGGATGCGGTGGTGCAAATCGGGCGGGCCTTAGAGCAACTCCTAGAGCAGCGGCGGCAGTATATTGCCCAATCCTTCACCACAGCCCTCAGCCCCCTGGCCAGCGATCGGGTGGAGGGAGAGTTGCTCACGGAAAATATGGCCTACAACGGCTCGTTTTTGATCAACTGGGAAGACGAGCCCAGCTTTGCCAAGAAAGTGGAGGAGCTGGATCAGGCCTTTCAGGGGCGGCTGCGCATTCGCTACAACAACTTCACCGCCCCCTACAACTTCGTCAAGCTCTAG
- a CDS encoding nucleotidyltransferase family protein — translation MKAMILAAGKGTRVRPITYMMPKPMIPILHKPVMEFLVELLREHGFNQIMINTSHLAHQIEDYFRDGQQWGVQIGFSFEGHFENGQPVAQALGSAGGMRKIQDFSGFFDSTFVVLCGDALIDLNITEVVNFHKARGALATVVLRQVDPSEVSSYGVVVTDEMGRIITFQEKPSQEEALSNTINTGIYIFEPEVFDYIPRDCPYDIGGDLFPALVKAGAPFYGVTADFQWVDIGRTPDYWLAVQKVLRGEIKGVQVPGFQIQPGVWTGINIRANWDRIHIKPPVYIGASSHLADGVKLIGPTAIGYGCVLNEGCTLDGSLIFNYTQIAAGITLRHQMVMGRYCISSDGNAIDTEESNLTWLIGDARSSANGSKVSV, via the coding sequence ATGAAAGCCATGATCCTGGCAGCGGGCAAGGGTACACGGGTACGACCCATCACCTACATGATGCCCAAACCGATGATCCCGATTTTGCACAAGCCCGTGATGGAATTTTTGGTGGAGTTGCTCCGGGAACACGGGTTTAACCAGATCATGATCAACACCAGCCATCTGGCCCACCAAATCGAAGATTACTTTCGAGATGGGCAGCAGTGGGGGGTACAGATTGGCTTTTCCTTTGAGGGGCACTTCGAGAATGGCCAACCGGTGGCCCAAGCCCTCGGCTCGGCTGGCGGCATGCGCAAGATCCAGGATTTTTCTGGTTTCTTCGACAGTACGTTCGTGGTGCTCTGTGGTGATGCCCTGATCGATCTGAACATCACAGAGGTGGTCAATTTCCACAAAGCTCGAGGGGCACTGGCGACAGTGGTGCTGCGGCAGGTGGATCCCAGCGAAGTCTCCAGCTATGGGGTGGTGGTTACAGACGAGATGGGCCGGATCATCACGTTTCAGGAGAAGCCCAGCCAAGAAGAGGCCCTGAGCAATACCATCAACACCGGCATTTACATTTTTGAGCCGGAGGTGTTTGACTACATTCCCCGCGATTGTCCCTACGATATTGGGGGTGACCTGTTTCCAGCCCTGGTGAAAGCGGGTGCCCCTTTCTACGGGGTGACTGCCGATTTTCAGTGGGTGGATATTGGGCGCACTCCCGACTACTGGTTGGCGGTGCAGAAGGTGTTGCGGGGCGAGATCAAGGGGGTACAGGTACCGGGGTTTCAGATCCAGCCGGGGGTGTGGACTGGGATCAACATCCGTGCCAACTGGGATCGCATTCACATTAAGCCACCGGTGTATATCGGGGCCAGCAGCCATTTGGCGGATGGGGTAAAACTGATTGGCCCTACCGCGATTGGTTACGGATGCGTGTTGAATGAAGGGTGTACTCTGGATGGCAGCTTGATTTTTAACTACACCCAGATTGCGGCAGGGATCACCTTGCGCCACCAAATGGTGATGGGTCGGTACTGCATTTCCTCGGATGGCAACGCGATTGACACAGAAGAATCCAACCTCACCTGGCTGATTGGGGATGCTCGCTCCAGCGCCAATGGCAGCAAAGTTTCTGTCTAA
- the hisG gene encoding ATP phosphoribosyltransferase: MAPSNRPAPDPEALDLDPGNRPITVALAKGALLPEAIQCFQQVGIDFSRFLDPGNRLLRIESPTPLNGQRYAALLVRTHDVPVYVEYGQAQLGIVGYDVLRERYASTEARVAHLLDLKFGYCRMSVALRQDSPYTSAAQLPPHARVASKFVGCAREYFNRLDLPVEVISLYGSVELAPITGMADAIVDLVATGRTLKENGLIERDCLFESTARLIAHPISYRIDQQPIRELVAQIREQWLGSPLVSL; the protein is encoded by the coding sequence ATGGCTCCCAGCAACAGACCAGCTCCAGATCCAGAGGCTCTTGATTTGGATCCCGGCAATCGACCGATCACCGTTGCCCTAGCCAAAGGCGCCTTACTGCCAGAGGCCATCCAATGCTTTCAACAGGTAGGCATCGATTTTAGCCGCTTTTTGGATCCCGGCAATCGTCTGTTGCGGATTGAGTCTCCCACCCCGTTGAATGGACAGCGCTACGCAGCCCTGCTGGTGCGCACCCACGATGTGCCGGTATACGTGGAATATGGTCAAGCGCAGTTGGGCATTGTCGGCTACGATGTGTTGCGGGAGCGCTATGCCAGTACCGAAGCACGGGTGGCTCACCTATTGGATTTGAAATTTGGCTACTGTCGCATGTCGGTGGCGCTGCGCCAAGATAGTCCTTACACCTCCGCCGCTCAGTTACCTCCCCATGCGCGAGTGGCCTCTAAGTTTGTCGGCTGCGCACGGGAGTACTTTAACCGTCTGGATCTGCCGGTGGAGGTGATCTCTCTGTATGGGTCGGTCGAGCTGGCACCGATAACAGGCATGGCGGATGCAATTGTGGATTTGGTGGCAACAGGGCGCACCTTAAAAGAAAATGGCCTCATCGAACGGGACTGCCTGTTTGAGAGTACGGCCCGCCTGATCGCCCATCCGATTAGCTACCGCATTGATCAGCAGCCGATCCGCGAGTTGGTGGCTCAAATACGGGAACAGTGGCTTGGCTCCCCGTTGGTCAGCCTCTAA
- a CDS encoding photosystem II manganese-stabilizing polypeptide yields MRYRPLLAILLALCLSVFAFRAEAAKAPLTYDQIRNTGKAAICPSVSDNSRGRIEIPSGGSLKLTDVCFQPVQIEVEEEKRNGEKEFIKAKNILISAATLGPIKAEVTPKDSGLELRVVDGMTSQPTTGQMPRRELVPLLFSVKDLVASAQGSAIDPSTDFEGEFLVPGYHSSSFLDPRGRGSNTGYDTAVGLQAAKDEFAPNRKVDEVSEGKMSLRIARVDPSTGEMAGSFVSIQPSSTEQGAMEPHTVRIQGLFYARLAEDA; encoded by the coding sequence ATGCGGTATCGTCCACTGCTCGCCATTCTGTTGGCGCTTTGCTTGAGCGTCTTCGCCTTTCGGGCTGAGGCTGCCAAGGCTCCGCTGACCTATGACCAGATCCGCAACACCGGTAAGGCGGCTATTTGTCCTTCGGTCTCCGACAACTCTCGGGGCCGCATCGAAATACCCAGCGGGGGATCCCTGAAACTAACCGATGTTTGCTTCCAGCCGGTGCAAATTGAGGTGGAAGAAGAAAAGCGCAATGGTGAGAAAGAGTTTATCAAAGCCAAAAACATTCTGATTTCAGCCGCTACTCTTGGCCCTATCAAGGCAGAGGTTACCCCCAAAGACAGTGGCTTAGAGCTGAGGGTAGTGGATGGGATGACCTCTCAGCCGACCACCGGCCAAATGCCCCGCCGCGAACTGGTGCCGCTGCTGTTTAGTGTGAAAGATTTGGTCGCCAGCGCCCAGGGATCCGCCATCGACCCCTCAACGGATTTTGAAGGGGAGTTTTTGGTGCCCGGCTACCACAGCAGTTCTTTCTTGGATCCGCGTGGACGGGGTTCCAACACCGGCTACGACACCGCCGTAGGGTTGCAGGCTGCCAAAGATGAATTTGCCCCCAACCGCAAGGTGGATGAAGTCTCGGAAGGGAAAATGTCGCTGCGGATCGCCCGTGTTGACCCCAGTACTGGCGAAATGGCGGGCTCTTTTGTCAGCATTCAGCCCTCCAGCACTGAGCAGGGGGCAATGGAGCCCCACACCGTCCGCATTCAGGGCCTGTTTTATGCCCGCTTGGCAGAAGATGCCTAA
- a CDS encoding class I SAM-dependent methyltransferase, with protein sequence MVQSYSVCFDRAAGFYDATRGFPVGVDEEIADAILTAVGATPDTHFLEVGIGTGRIALPLIRRGYSYSGIDISEEMLAELRRKLRERLGQIPPQVSVQLADATALPFPEGSVDVAITVHVLHLIREWQQVIGQIRRVLRPGGVYLYGYGDRVVSARGEFEPRWTEILAGLGFEPQRVGANAEQVEQYLQAEGAQLERVVAAEWQTAVSAQALFDLYAQRSYSASWQIPEEIFMLAIRQFQEWFRDTYPNPQITLLGESQFQMLLARW encoded by the coding sequence ATGGTGCAATCCTACAGCGTCTGTTTTGATCGGGCGGCGGGCTTTTACGATGCGACCCGTGGCTTCCCTGTTGGCGTAGATGAAGAAATTGCTGATGCAATCCTGACTGCGGTGGGGGCCACCCCGGATACACACTTTCTGGAGGTGGGCATTGGGACGGGACGCATTGCCTTACCCTTGATCCGTCGCGGCTATTCCTATTCCGGCATTGATATTTCTGAAGAGATGTTGGCGGAGTTACGGCGCAAGTTACGGGAAAGGCTGGGGCAGATCCCGCCGCAGGTGTCGGTTCAGCTTGCCGATGCTACAGCTTTGCCCTTTCCTGAGGGATCCGTGGATGTGGCGATTACGGTGCATGTGCTGCATTTGATTCGGGAGTGGCAGCAGGTGATTGGCCAGATTCGCCGCGTGTTAAGGCCGGGTGGGGTCTATCTCTACGGCTATGGGGATCGGGTGGTGAGCGCCCGAGGCGAGTTTGAGCCCCGCTGGACAGAGATTTTGGCGGGGCTAGGCTTTGAACCCCAACGGGTGGGGGCCAATGCTGAGCAGGTGGAGCAGTATCTGCAAGCTGAGGGTGCCCAGTTAGAACGGGTGGTGGCCGCAGAATGGCAAACGGCGGTCAGTGCCCAGGCGCTCTTTGATTTGTATGCACAGCGCTCCTACAGCGCCTCTTGGCAGATCCCGGAAGAGATCTTCATGCTTGCCATCCGGCAATTTCAGGAGTGGTTTCGGGACACCTATCCTAACCCGCAGATCACCCTGCTGGGGGAGAGCCAGTTCCAGATGCTGCTGGCCCGTTGGTAG
- the purE gene encoding 5-(carboxyamino)imidazole ribonucleotide mutase, translated as MEPSPPLIAIVMGSDSDLPTMAAAAQVCEQFEIPYHLQILSAHRTPEAMLEFARSAHTQGIRVIIAGAGGAAHLPGMVAALTPLPVVGVPMASQSLQGLDALYSIVQMPRGIPVATVAIGNGQNAGLLAVQILACGDPDLLQQVIAYRESLKQSVQEKNIQLQAQGWKDYLADQ; from the coding sequence ATGGAACCCTCCCCCCCCTTGATTGCGATTGTCATGGGCAGCGATTCGGATTTGCCGACGATGGCTGCTGCGGCACAAGTGTGTGAACAGTTTGAGATCCCCTATCACCTTCAGATTCTCAGTGCTCACCGCACCCCCGAAGCAATGCTGGAGTTTGCCCGCTCCGCCCATACCCAAGGGATCCGAGTGATCATCGCCGGGGCAGGGGGGGCCGCCCATTTGCCGGGGATGGTGGCTGCGTTAACCCCTCTGCCAGTGGTTGGCGTGCCGATGGCGAGCCAGTCCCTACAGGGATTGGATGCTCTTTACTCGATTGTGCAAATGCCGCGTGGGATCCCGGTGGCAACCGTCGCCATCGGCAATGGACAAAATGCTGGGTTACTGGCGGTGCAGATTTTGGCCTGCGGGGATCCCGACCTATTGCAGCAGGTGATCGCCTATCGGGAAAGCCTGAAACAGTCAGTACAAGAAAAAAATATCCAATTGCAGGCCCAAGGCTGGAAAGACTATTTGGCCGACCAGTGA
- a CDS encoding L-threonylcarbamoyladenylate synthase, protein MQTDILSPSSGHIELAAAALRRGQLVAMPTETVYGLAGHGLDTAAVAQIFAVKERPHFNPLILHLAPAIPLEKLQGWLLDLAEFTPAARERLESLCTTFWPGPLTLVLPKSAVVPDLVSSGLPTVALRVPAHPVAQALLQAVQMPLAAPSANRFGRISPTSAQAVYAELSGRIPYILDGGNCSVGLESTVLKLSPEGIPTLLRPGGIPVETLEAHLGLRIRLPADWANASTHSEGLESPGQLRSHYAPNKPLFLLPARVLQLQPADWQPIQSQVSGHAHVGILGFARDPEKLLERLQPHFAEAILHLELLDPDPSLAAPSLFDRLRHLDEGSATLLLAEPPPLRQGLGHAIMDRLRRASTPWNPPPP, encoded by the coding sequence ATGCAAACGGACATCCTTTCCCCCAGCTCTGGCCACATTGAACTGGCGGCGGCAGCGCTGCGTCGAGGACAGTTGGTGGCTATGCCCACCGAAACCGTGTATGGTCTGGCGGGTCATGGCTTGGATACGGCAGCGGTGGCCCAGATTTTTGCGGTGAAAGAGCGGCCCCACTTTAATCCTTTGATCCTGCATCTGGCCCCTGCGATCCCTTTGGAAAAACTGCAGGGGTGGCTGCTGGATCTGGCGGAGTTTACCCCTGCTGCTCGGGAACGGCTTGAATCCCTGTGTACGACCTTTTGGCCGGGGCCTTTGACGTTGGTACTGCCGAAATCGGCTGTAGTACCGGATTTGGTCAGTAGTGGATTGCCTACGGTGGCGCTGCGCGTGCCTGCTCATCCTGTGGCTCAAGCGCTGTTGCAAGCGGTGCAAATGCCTCTGGCCGCCCCCAGTGCCAACCGATTTGGTCGCATCAGCCCTACTTCTGCCCAGGCAGTATATGCCGAGTTGTCGGGGCGGATCCCCTACATTTTGGATGGGGGCAACTGTTCAGTGGGGTTGGAGTCCACGGTGCTCAAGCTCAGCCCAGAGGGGATCCCAACTCTGTTGCGACCGGGCGGGATCCCTGTGGAGACTTTGGAAGCCCATCTGGGTTTGCGGATCCGGTTACCCGCTGACTGGGCCAACGCTTCTACCCACTCGGAAGGGCTAGAATCTCCCGGACAACTGAGGAGCCACTATGCCCCCAATAAACCCTTATTTCTCCTGCCTGCAAGGGTTTTGCAGCTTCAGCCTGCGGATTGGCAGCCAATCCAAAGCCAGGTTTCAGGACATGCTCACGTGGGAATATTGGGGTTTGCCCGGGATCCTGAGAAGCTGCTGGAGCGCCTGCAACCCCACTTTGCCGAAGCCATCTTGCATCTTGAACTGCTGGATCCGGATCCCAGCTTGGCGGCTCCCTCTCTGTTTGACCGTTTGCGCCATCTGGATGAGGGATCCGCGACTCTGCTTTTGGCGGAACCACCACCGCTCCGGCAGGGACTGGGTCATGCGATCATGGATCGGCTACGACGGGCCAGCACGCCATGGAACCCTCCCCCCCCTTGA
- a CDS encoding YihY/virulence factor BrkB family protein: MRLIDRLGKLRIPPSWLQQIPSWELVRLTLRLAWENAMRYRLFGLASEMAYSSMLALFPFILTILTAIGLFSGSPEQTFQGLMARLGQFAPQEALVIVDRYVRDISFGQNRGLLSLSFLGTLWAASGALGAVMTALDLSHEIPQDMRRPFWKRKLISLVWMLATLGLTGLASLIFLFSASFFRLLALQAGSLPEGVAGPTRLDPFREIWLNLWGILTLPISLGLIIVSCWVLYRFGPSLRRRKMPILPGAIAASVLWVVVSGGLRFYVGHFGQFNQAYGTVGAVIILLLWVWLTSLALLFGDQINIALFQARQLIRKRQQK; encoded by the coding sequence ATGCGGCTGATCGATCGGCTGGGTAAATTGCGAATTCCACCCTCTTGGTTACAGCAGATCCCCAGTTGGGAGCTGGTGAGGCTGACTCTGCGGTTGGCGTGGGAAAATGCGATGCGCTACCGGCTGTTTGGGCTCGCATCTGAAATGGCCTACAGCTCGATGTTGGCGCTGTTTCCCTTTATTCTCACCATCCTGACCGCCATCGGGTTGTTTTCGGGATCCCCTGAGCAAACTTTTCAAGGGTTGATGGCCAGGTTAGGCCAGTTCGCTCCGCAGGAGGCACTGGTGATTGTAGATCGCTATGTGCGCGACATTAGCTTTGGGCAAAATCGTGGTTTGCTCTCTCTGAGCTTCTTGGGCACACTCTGGGCAGCTTCTGGGGCGTTGGGGGCGGTGATGACGGCATTGGATCTGAGTCATGAAATCCCGCAGGACATGCGCCGTCCATTTTGGAAACGCAAGTTGATCTCTCTCGTGTGGATGCTGGCCACGCTGGGATTGACGGGCTTGGCCAGTTTGATTTTCTTGTTCAGTGCCAGTTTTTTCCGCCTCTTGGCTTTGCAGGCGGGATCCCTGCCGGAAGGGGTGGCAGGCCCAACCCGTTTGGATCCATTCCGGGAAATATGGCTCAATCTATGGGGGATTCTCACTTTGCCCATTTCTTTGGGGTTGATCATCGTCTCCTGTTGGGTGCTCTACCGCTTTGGCCCCAGTTTGCGGCGACGTAAAATGCCGATTTTGCCAGGGGCCATTGCCGCCAGCGTGCTGTGGGTGGTGGTGTCCGGAGGGTTGCGGTTTTATGTGGGGCATTTTGGCCAGTTCAACCAAGCCTATGGCACCGTTGGAGCTGTGATCATCCTACTGCTGTGGGTTTGGCTCACCTCCTTGGCTCTGCTATTCGGGGATCAGATCAACATTGCCCTCTTCCAAGCCCGACAATTGATCCGAAAACGGCAGCAGAAATAA